The following proteins come from a genomic window of Anopheles ziemanni chromosome 3, idAnoZiCoDA_A2_x.2, whole genome shotgun sequence:
- the LOC131288452 gene encoding F-box/LRR-repeat protein 7 — translation MTHQQRRVAPVECPLASLGRNTPSMDTRQYHHPLSSSPLDPQAYQMSRSSPILGLESDLYPPDSGGLMKVEQSEVVPDGGGGGGGGGGGGGGIRNGGASRLSRSSSSSLDQNGSFLHQALPLPPHPPPAVNGHGHRREHYRPMRPRAYTPIDALLTNTYQQHHQRLSPVLRVPPGGAPSYHHTEERGSPALGGLSEADRYFLEEKMDALYIQGAIRRNANATPSSLTRNQSGSSNNTERYYLENENIDAIYNFCRRNVNGGGSNGGSGPSVGSVAALNAHNASSSSAKASSQSQSQATDSSSPHLLRRASSPETSGSDRYLLDRIRGSPAFRSPRGTHLKAVGSADYVDGRIPLTKSQHFADGLSRYGRFSPNLDQGYHTLVSPSPSGQQQSSIPASWTTAATTTPTATNGNSTNSSHGSPAQTTTMVGGNRPPDGTTILTSLSNGHGQSPYRAGPLFDRIPDELMVRIFEWLDSSELCNIARVCRRFESVIWNPALWKIIKIKGEENSGDRAIKTILRRLCGQTRNGACPGVERVLLADGCRLTDKGLQLLSRRCPEITHLQIQNSVTITNQALSDLVTKCTNLQHLDITGCAQITCININPGLEPPRRLLLQYLDLTDCASICDAGIKVIARNCPLLVYLYLRRCIQVTDAGLKFIPNFCIALRELSVSDCTSVTDFGLYELAKLGATLRYLSVAKCDQVSDAGLKVIARRCYKLRYLNARGCEAVSDDSINVLARSCPRLRALDIGKCDVSDAGLRALAESCPNLKKLSLRNCDMITDRGIQCIAYYCRGLQQLNIQDCQISIEGYRAVKKYCKRCIIEHTNPGFC, via the exons ATGACGCATCAGCAGCGCCGAGTCGCACCGGTTGAGTGTCCGCTGGCATCCCTGGGCCGTAATACACCCTCTATGGACACCCGGCAGTACCACCATCCCCTCAGCTCGAGCCCGCTGGACCCGCAGGCCTACCAGATGTCCCGCAGTTCCCCTATCTTAGGACTCGAATCGGACCTATATCCTCCCGACTCCGGAGGGCTGATGAAGGTCGAACAATCGGAAGTAGTTCCagatggtggtggaggtggtggaggtggaggtggaggtggaggaggtATTAGAAACGGTGGGGCATCACGGCTGTCGCGCAGTTCGTCTTCATCGCTCGATCAGAATGGTTCATTCCTACACCAGGCACTCCCATTGCCACCGCATCCACCACCGGCGGTGAACGGACATGGCCACCGGAGGGAACACTATCGGCCAATGCGGCCACGAGCCTATACCCCGATCGATGCCTTGCTAACCAATACctaccagcagcaccaccaacgTTTGTCGCCGGTTCTGCGCGTTCCACCCGGAGGTGCACCCTCCTACCATCACACCGAGGAACGTGGCTCCCCGGCGCTCGGTGGGCTCTCCGAAGCCGACCGGTACTTCCTGGAGGAAAAGATGGATGCCCTCTACATCCAAGGTGCCATCCGGCGCAATGCCAACGCCACCCCGTCCAGCCTGACCCGCAATCAGTcaggcagcagcaacaacaccgAACGGTACTACCTCGAGAACGAGAACATTGACGCGATCTACAACTTCTGCCGGAGGAACGTCAATGGTGGAGGTAGCAACGGTGGAAGTGGTCCATCGGTCGGTTCAGTCGCCGCACTAAACGCACACAatgcttcctcctcctccgctaAGGCGTCCTCGCAGTCCCAGTCACAAGCCACCGACTCCAGCTCGCCACATTTACTGCGGCGAGCTTCCAGTCCGGAAACGAGTGGCTCCGATCGGTATCTGCTCGATCGGATAAGAGGCTCACCGGCATTTCGTAGCCCTCGGGGAACGCATCTGAAGGCCGTCGGATCAGCGGACTATGTCGATGGAAG AATTCCACTCACCAAATCGCAACATTTCGCCGACGGTCTATCACGGTACGGTCGGTTCTCGCCCAACCTTGATCAAGGTTATCACACACTAGTATCACCGTCACCATCTGGCCAGCAGCAATCCTCGATACCGGCTTCTTGGACCACTGCGGCCACGACAACTCCGACGGCTACCAATGGCAACTCGACAAACTCGAGCCACGGTAGCCCAGCACAAACTACTACTATGGTCGGGGGAAACCGACCACCAGACGGTACGACCATCCTAACCAGCCTCTCGAACGGACACGGTCAGAGTCCGTACCGGGCCGGGCCTCTGTTCGATCGAATACCGGACGAGCTGATGGTGCGCATCTTCGAGTGGCTGGATAGCAGCGAACTGTGCAATATTGCCCGCGTGTGCCGGCGGTTCGAGTCGGTCATCTGGAACCCGGCACTGTGGAAGATCATCAAGATCAAAG GTGAAGAGAACAGTGGCGATCGAGCGATCAAGACCATCCTCCGGAGATTGTGTGGTCAGACGAGAAATGGTGCTTGTCCGGGCGTGGAGCGGGTCCTACTCGCCGACGGCTGTCGACTAACCGACAAAGGGCTGCAGCTTCTATCACGACGGTGTCCGGAGATTACGCATCTACAGATACAGAACAGCGTTACCATCACCAACCAGGCGCTGTCGGATCTGGTGACCAAGTGTACCAATCTGCAGCATCTAGATATAACCG GTTGTGCTCAAATTACGTGCATTAACATAAATCCTGGACTGGAGCCGCCTCGACGGTTACTTTTGCAATATCTGGACCTAACTGATTGTGCCTCAATCTGCGACGCCGGCATCAAAGTCATTGCCCGGAACTGTCCCCTGCTGGTGTATCTGTACCTTCGCCGGTGTATACAAGTAACAG aTGCTGGACTTAAATTTATTCCAAATTTCTGTATCGCCTTGCGCGAACTGAGTGTATCGGACTGCACCAGCGTGACGGACTTCGGGCTGTACGAGCTGGCGAAGCTAGGTGCTACCCTCCGCTATCTTTCGGTGGCCAAATGCGACCAGGTTTCCGACGCGGGCCTCAAGGTGATCGCACGGCGATGCTATAAGCTCCGGTACCTGAACGCCCGTGGCTGTGAGGCGGTCAGCGACGACTCGATCAACGTGTTGGCTCGATCCTGTCCACGGTTACGCGCCCTGGACATTGGCAAATGTGACGTGAGCGATGCGGGACTGCGTGCCCTCGCCGAAAGCTGCCCAAACCTGAAGAAGCTGAGCCTCCGCAACTGTGATATGATCACCGATCGGGGGATCCAGTGCATCGCGTACTACTGCCGTGGGCTACAGCAGCTCAACATCCAGGACTGCCAGATATCGATCGAGGGCTACCGGGCGGTGAAGAAGTACTGCAAGCGATGCATCATCGAGCACACGAATCCGGGATTTTGCTAG
- the LOC131287587 gene encoding mitochondrial import inner membrane translocase subunit Tim16 produces the protein MAKYIAQIIVLGGQIIGKAFSRALKQEIAASQEAAKRAGGGQKGQSRAAANLRTGMTLEEAQEILNVQKLDPEEVKKNYEHLFNVNDKSKGGSFYLQSKVFRAKERIDQELKEAKPPEGEKTDTGTGQEQKQ, from the exons ATGGCAAAGTACATCGCCCAAATCATCGTACTTGGTGGTCAGATCATAGGAAAAGCATTTTCCCGAGCACTGAAACAGGAGATAGCAGCATCACAGGAAGCTGCTAAACGAGCCGGAGGAGGACAAAAAGGACAGAGTCGAGCGGCAGCCAACCTAAGAACTG GAATGACGCTGGAGGAAGCACAAGAAATTCTAAATGTGCAAAAACTGGACCCCGAGGAGGTGAAGAAAAACTACGAACATCTGTTCAACGTGAACGATAAGTCGAAGGGTGGATCATTCTATCTGCAATCGAAAGTGTTCCGAGCAAAAGAGCGGATAGACCAAGAGCTAAAGGAAGCGAAACCACCAGAAGGAGAGAAAACTGATACTGGCACGGGGCAGGAACAGAAACAGTGA
- the LOC131288670 gene encoding uncharacterized protein LOC131288670, with translation MDPQLGILLKEQRQLKATEGTLKSMIEKINHQLNQLLVEELQLKSRDVQLTVDKQQTTNAPAPENATSSNVSEINRQELNLEIKGQTLMKSLEESEDEL, from the exons atggatcCGCAACTAGGAATCCTTTTGAAAGAGCAACGGCAACTGAAGGCAACAGAAGGCACCTTGAAATCGATGATAGAGAAAATCAACCATCAACTGAATCAATTGCTA GTTGAAGAGCTGCAACTGAAGTCGCGGGACGTTCAGTTGACCGTGGACAAGCAACAAACAACGAACGCACCAGCTCCCGAGAATGCTACCTCATCCAACGTTTCCGAAATCAATCGGCAAGAGCTCAATCTCGAAATTAAGGGTCAGACGTTGATGAAATCACTAGAGGAGTCCGAGGACGAGTTGTAG
- the LOC131287818 gene encoding transmembrane protein 169 — protein sequence MVGLTTDDMVVRVQQQQPSPNRLCQPTMVGGGQSEFPVFIPPRKRQTGKKANHGNHIDHIVNLQGTRKEWDLTPEREDCRKNKRWNSEEIIETTANSKVAPNGTNEDEDDLNELQQFHPLKDSSTVTPSSISESSLDRKSSKSAELLTGGSSKRSKKRVNIRTDLDEIGRRRSPSAICNYEDLESGETSVLNADLDQQSLERYNTTRSYSSSTDNYLTMTGTIKRGRKKGQSIDVQLNISREELEQISKQALAVHDESYRSGQDCCTLRTGVHILLLSLVCLPFVTLTTGIYSFYMGTVTWYNMFTYFNEERSYFHKLLMSPLLILAYPLCIVLCTIGLALYAGVRQISFHFRAWLNEVSDIEKGFYGWLCSFLHLSDCSPYEVVILTDICPTNLPPGGPGGALDAGVPGHRAHPGDGRLQGESTQINSSTEELSV from the exons ATGGTTGGTCTTACTACGGACGATATGGTTGTCCGcgtgcaacagcagcaaccgtCTCCCAACCGCCTGTGCCAGCCTACGATGGTGGGCGGTGGTCAGAGCGAATTCCCCGTGTTCATACCACCGCGAAAACGACAAACGGGAAAGAAAGCGAACCACGGCAATCATATCGACCACATTGTGAATTTACAG GGTACTCGCAAAGAGTGGGATCTAACACCGGAACGGGAAGActgtagaaaaaataaacgctgGAACAGTGAGGAGATTATTGAAACGACTGCCAACAGCAAAGTGGCCCCGAACGGCACCAACGAGGATGAAGACGATCTGAACGAACTGCAACAGTTTCATCCGCTAAAGGATAGCTCCACCGTAACACCAAGCAGCATCTCCGAGAGCAGCCTCGACCGGAAGTCGAGCAAATCGGCCGAACTGCTCACCGGTGGCAGTAGCAAACGTTCGAAGAAGCGGGTCAACATTCGCACGGACCTGGATGAAATCGGTCGACGACGGTCACCGTCGGCAATCTGCAACTACGAGGATCTAGAATCGGGCGAAACGAGCGTTCTGAATGCGGACCTGGACCAGCAAAGTCTCGAACGTTACAACACGACCCGCTCGTACAGCTCCTCGACTGACAATTATCTCACCATGACGGGTACCATCAAGCGGGGCCGCAAAAAAGGACAATCCATCGACGTACAGCTGAACATTTCGCGTGAGGAGCTCGAGCAGATCAGCAAGCAGGCACTCGCCGTGCACGATGAGTCGTACCGGTCGGGTCAGGATTGTTGCACCCTAAGAACCGGCGTACACATTCTGCTCCTGTCGCTCGTCTGCCTCCCATTCGTCACGCTGACGACTGGTATCTACTCGTTCTACATGGGTACCGTCACCTGGTACAACATGTTCACGTACTTCAACGAGGAACGGTCATACTTCCACAAGCTGCTCATGTCCCCGCTGCTTATCCTAGCCTACCCACTGTGTATCGTGCTCTGCACCATCGGGTTGGCGCTGTACGCCGGCGTCCGGCAGATAAGCTTCCACTTTCGAGCCTGGCTAAACGAGGTGTCCGACATCGAGAAAGGTTTCTACGGCTGGTTGTGCTCGTTTCTACACCTCTCGGACTGCAGCCCGTACGAGGTGGTCATTCTGACCGACATCTGCCCGACGAACCTTCCACCCGGGGGCCCCGGCGGTGCGTTGGATGCCGGTGTGCCTGGACATCGGGCCCATCCGGGCGATGGTCGGCTGCAGGGAGAATCCACACAAATTAATTCCTCAACCGAGGAACTTTCGGTTTAA